Below is a genomic region from Xiphophorus hellerii strain 12219 chromosome 1, Xiphophorus_hellerii-4.1, whole genome shotgun sequence.
CACTCCGCACGTACCTGATTcctggctgttttcacgtttattgcgctgttcatattagtctcaatgtttgcagttttctggagcgcaacgCAAAGCTCGACGTAATTCAGAGGTAATATATTAAATTGATATTAACAAAGAGGGACGGATCATgagtctgactaaaactaactggatgacaaattctggggtttatgtctgcttatttccgAGCCCAAAAACCGCAACCTGCAACTCATTAAATCTGCAAGcgattttagaaaaaaacaagctcaaagctgcttataataatcggacttggtgaccgaaactcaaaatagtttctgtttttccagcaacaaaatgtgcatctccctcttccctccattgtttatgtttctgtcgctgctgatactgtcgcatagaaacggTGGTCACTCCCCAAGACGCgttgaggaaataaaatttaattacaaaagaaaatagtaacgcaaagTGATTTTCAATAAGTAAccgtagtctgactactggatttgaaatggCAACGCGTTAGATtgctcgttactgaaaaaagtggtcggATGTcagttactgacatcactggtCCTAGTGTCGCCTTTTGATACCTGTGACCTCGCAGTGTGGTGGCtggaattatgtttttaaaagcaatttttttgtctttgcttctTTTCAGATTGTTTACAAAATGAGACAAGAGAGAAATGACTCTTGGTTGGTTCAAGAAGACACATAGAAGGAAGCAGCTTTAAGTCTGTTGGCTCATAACTTGGACCAAACACCTGATCAAGTGGATTTTTGCTCTCCGGTTTGTTAGAAAGGCCTTTCCTGTGTTCACTGATGGAGCAGTGGAGGTGAGCCGGTTCGCCCCGTCTCACCATGCTGGCTCTGACTGTGGAGCAGGGCAGGCGGGGAATGGATGAGGCCAGCACCGTTCGGCAGGGCCGGCCGGCAGGGCAGCGGGTCAACATTAAGGAGAAGATCTCCCAGTGGGAGAGTCGGACccaacagagcagcagcagagatggagGACTCAAAGCATACCCTCCCGTTGTGTGCAGAACGCTGTCCAGTGACCTGCTGGGGAACGGATATTCCAATGAAGGCTTGGGAGTCGGAATTCATGCCAGAGATAGCCGCTCAAGAGCAAAAAGCACAGAGTTAGACTTCAGGGAATCTCCAGCTCATGACGTCCACAGCGTGGCTGCTCGAAAGTCAGATCTGTTCAAGAAATCCTCTACTTCATTTTCAAACCCATCTCCTGGAAAACACAGCACAGCAAAAACTTTTGCATCTTCCAAATTTAACACAGACACCCTTTCTTCAGCCTACCCAGTCTTTTCAGCCAACAGCGACCCCAAACCAGATCTCCTTCCTGACATCTTAATCGTCTCCAAGCCTCTACCTCCTTCAGCTGGCGATCAGGATGACAACATGCCTGCTGGAAACTTCTACACGTCTCGGGGTTTCTGGAGGAAGCTGGAGGGAGACAGACTACTGTGGGAGAACAGCAGGAGCAATGCAGGTGACGTGCTGCCCCCTCCCAAACCCCAGCGCACATTCCAGTACCGCGGGACCAGCAACAACACGAAGCCGTGCTGGGACAGCGGCTCTCCTCACAACAACAGCAGTTTCAACCTGAGGAGCAGGAGGGTGGTGAAGCCGCCGAACTTCCCACCTCCACCGTGTCCTGTCATCCAGACCGAAGGGCTGTCCAGGCATAAGAAGAACAGGTGAGGCCAGGAAGATAACCACTACACCACCATATTTCATACTAGCCTTTTATTGAgcagaataaatgaaaacagctggagcttttaaagcattacaaaggTTAACCAACtaacagtgtttttaaaaagccagtaaacatgaaaataaatccatttatAATGAATTAAACTAAGTTAAATCAGTATCAAGGAGTGCTGTTTTTTACCTGGGTGGTTAGATTTGGGGTTGGGTCCCTGCCTGGGGGTGGCTGGGCGGTTGTATTGTCAGATTTTAATTGCTGGCTGGGGTCACATGCTGTCTGGCAGCTTTCTTCTCTATTGTCTAGATGGGGCCCAGTTTGATAGCACAGATAGGTCCAAGTcataaacatttacaaacacaaacagtccACATGCACCATGAAAGTAAATGAGCTGCGTAGCTCATTTACTAATATTTATTATCAGAAGAATTACGGCCATTCAACATCTTTTTTTCACTGTAGTTAACCTTACATTTGCACAAAAATAGACTTTTAAAAGCTAAGTGTTCTTTCACCTTTTGTCCTTCCACTTTAActgtttaagtttatttgttttttccaggtGACTCTTTTTTTATAGCTTCAAATTAAGTCAGTATCTCCTTCTGTTTTTATCCATTACAAAATACCTTCATGGGGAGAAAATATTACACCATCCTGAAACGCAGTTAAGAAATAGTTTCTGTTTCTAGCTGCTACTGTTCTACATTACAAAAGCATTCAGAGATAATTAATTAGGAAATTTCTTGTTGAGTCTCTCAGTACATGTGGTAAGAATGCGCCGTCACTGAATTTCATGAAAGCTTATCGTCGTCTTTCATGCTTTGCATCACAGAGGAACTTTTCTGGGGCgtttttaaaccagaaacagtttttgttttcaactaaAAACTACATAAAAGATTGTCAATATTCTGCAGGTTATTCGgttgaagttgtttttaagCTCAGAAGAAGCTTAAGGACAACTCAGAAAAGACGTGATGTTAGAGGATATAGAACTAAAATCAAGTATTGAACCAATTTTTCTCGTGTCCTTACTGTAGGAAGTCGTTTGAGTATGAAGATGCGACTCGCCTGACAGCGCAGCAGGGCACTGTGGGAAACGGAGATGTCCACCCCGACCTCTACCATGCCTACTCTGATGACAATATTTATGAGGATATTGTGTGTAAGCCAAATTCCATTCATTGACTGTGTGGTGTAGtaaatgaatttatttccagATTATGATCACTCAGTTCTGTTACATAACAACAAAGGCAGGAAATCATTGGCTGGTTTGTGGCTGCCGTTGGTTAAATGGACATTTTTTAGTATGAGCTTTCCTGGAACACATGTGGTAATCTCACAGCCTCTGGCTGCTGTCAGTTATGatctttctttcaaaatatgGCATAATAAGAGTTCAGATTTTAGTCATTTCCCACTAGAGCTATTTAGAAATACGCTTACTAGTCGCTTTTTTcttagtctttttgttttgtatggATTTTTTTCATCTAAGATATGTTattcagaagaagaaatgtttaacatttttagaaatatttctgatttctgGGATGTGGCTAAGACCTTTTCCTGCATTTCAGTGGGCAGTCTTCCACCAGCATCTCTTGAAGTGCTTAGAAACTAAAATctgcattgtgtttttgaaggtttttagacATGTCAGATCATCTGGTATGATTTAAATCTTCCAGTTTTTCTCTCCAACATGTTGTGTGACTGTCTACCTGCAGGTGATGGGATCAGGGATTACCCCTATGAAGATGTCAAGCTGTCCACTATGTGTCTTCCTATAAGGCCCCCAGGTCCAAAGGTAAGGAAGGAAATTCAAATAACTTTTTGACTTATTAGGAATGTCTCAATAaggattttatttctctgttttcataaTCGACCTCAATCATTTAGCTGTAGGTACAACGCTTGTGTTCTAGTCATGATTCTCGCAGCAGTTCCCGTTTTTCTTGACAGTGTCAGATATTTCGTCTGAACAGGGATTTCTGGATAACAaccttttatttctaaatatatgTGTCACCTGACACACATTTCTGGTCTCAAATAAACTCCTATATCACTTTTGCTGCTAACATTATCATTCAGTACAGTTTGCTAGGCTAATGACAGcatttttattatctgttttAATAGGACTTGTTGATAATTCAGCATGTAACATGTCTCACTGCCATTCCAGTAAATAAGACAAACCTTACACGAAGAGCAGTACTGCTTCataattttgctaattttatgtcctcagtttctgttctgttgtaAATTCTCGCCTGGAGGGTCAAGGTAGAGATAGCAACGTGTCTGTCTGTGTcacagacacagacagacacgTTGTGCTGCAGCCAATACCGTCTCTCTTTCCAGCTCATATTTCTTAGCTCAGCAGAATAAAGTTCAAGGTTTATAAAATAGCAGCTGTTATACAAGAAGACACTCCATGGCTCACTGGGGCTGACAAAGTCACTCAGAGTAGATTTACAACAGCTGTTTAATCAATCTGAAAGATTCTCTTATCATAATCACAGGATGATACTTTGATTGGATCAGGACATCcctatttatttctgtatccCTAAAGTAAAATAGTAACTATCTCACCTGATAGAAGAAAAGATTGTCACAATATACAAATCAtgtcttaaatttttttgtttgcttcagtTTTCTCCTAAAGGTCAGACGTTGCATGGATATGCTGGGAAAGTGGACAAGAACGTATTTCAGGTGTTGGCGTCCAAATCCTCAACTTTTACAGAATCTGCTAAATCAGCATCGCCTCGATACAGCAGCGCTCAGAAAACCCACGGGTCTCCTCAGGTAGCTGCCTGTGTTTTCTAAACCGTTTTATGCATCTAAATGCTTCAGCTCAGTGGGAAATATTGCCGTGTAAAACGATGAGTCATGGTAAAAGTCGCAAAGCAACGACAGGCGCGGTAACTTGCCGAGCAGGAAGGAGAGGATGCTGAAAGAAACAGATAGGGGTGAAGCAAAATGCAAGTCCTTCTGTCACATTTAGGCTCTTTGAACGAGAAAACAAACTTCTAACTGATGGCTTTGGGAAGCCGCTGGACTGGGACAGAATTTAACTGCAAGGTAATTCATCTGGCTGAGGGAGAAATAGAGGAGTGGGGCTTTGAAACCTGCCTGACACTTTTACTGTGTAGTTAGTGTGTTGGATAAATGCCAGACGTTTATGGTTAGCTCTTGCTTTAGCATGTTTTTGCTAGAATCTTTTCCTTCacgagacagaaacagaaaaactgttagATCGTTTCTAAAGTGCTGTTCTTGTAAATTGATCAGTTATTATAGTCTATTATACATTGAAAAAGGCAtaagtatgtgtgtgtttctcagcTATAGATCAGTGATGCTACAGAAACATTCTGGTTGTTTCTGTACTCTGTCATTCACGTTTGTGTCttttaacagcagcagcagtctaAACTTCCTCTATATGTTTTCTTAGGTGGCAGGAAAACAGAGATGTCAGATAAATAACTTCTGTAAATGTTAATGTACAGTAGATTTCACACCCCTGGCAAAAAGAacaagtttttttctgtaaatgagactgcaaattatttaaaatgcttcCCACCTATTCCTGTTTTTCCATACAGAAAAACTGTACATATCTAACATAATTATTGTAAAGGATCAATAATCTTGTCTCACAGCTTAACTCAGGTTCAGCATTAGGTCATTAGGTCAAGATGTGAGTCAGAAACTTCACATCTTCACTTTGCAGTATTTGTTCCTTCTCAGCCATGGAAAACTTCTCTATATCTACCTAAGAACAGCCCAGTTTCAGGAGATTTCTGGACTCCGGGTCATTTATTCTAGTGAAGTTATTCTTTTGTTGATTTGAATTTGCACTTGGAGTCACTGTAACGCTCTAATTATACAACCCCTCTTTATTCCTGCTTACTGGCAGAAACATTTAGATAATAAAGGGTGCGTagcgtatttttcggactataagccactacttttttcccacactttgaaccatgcggcttatagctgggtgcagcttttctgtggatttttcttcaaccaccagggggctctttagcaggaagtgaatcattggaagtcaaaattggaaatcaaagaagaaagtgctgatttcgtatgatgcagcttttaagttgaaggctatTGATCTGGCAGCACAGATCGATAGCCGCTGCACGTAAACTCAGCGTGAATGAATCCATGGTTCGCCGTTGGAGAtgcagggctgcgtccttaacAGCGGAtttattaaggacgcagccctctGCTGGGTCCTCATGGAAAACtgagagcggcggagataccagcggcttatagcccggttcggcttatatatgtacgttttcagtttttaaaaaaaaactttgtgggtgcggcttattgtgaggtgcgctctatagtcggGAAAATACGGTATTCTGAATTGAATGTAGCTTCTTGAAccaagattaaattaaaaatcccAACTCTAGATAAAAAGAAATGGTAACCCCAgtacatgatgctgccactaccatgtttctCTGTGGGTTTCTTCTGATGATGGTTAAAGTCGTTTTGGCACAAACATCCAACTTGGCTCATGAATCTGCAGCACATTTCCTTCgaggttttagtttttaatcaaGCCCTGGGATACGTTTATAATCCTACTTCTCATTCAATTCATAATcacaaaaattgatttttaatcaGAGGAATAACTCCACACTTGGAACTTTgagaaagtttgaaaaaaattccTGCACCTCTTCAGCTTTATTTCCAGCCTCCCTGGCAGCtttctgtgcatttttaaattgtttttagacATTCATCCAGTTTTCTGATGTCACTGTTATCACAAATGCTCTCAAAtctttttgatcttttttataCTTCATCAAACCCTAACTTCAGCTAATTATGCAAATTAGCTGAGGCTTATTTAAACCCAATAAGATTCACTGCACTTCATTGACATGAAGAAGAATAAATTgagaatttgaaataaaaaggtgATTCAGCCAAGTATTTGGTTGTTCACACTTATTCAGTCAGTTCGTTGCAGCTGGTATTTTCTTTAAGGGATGTACATATTTAAGCTTGGACGTTTGGATAAAAAACCAAGGTAGTATGTACATTATCCTTCCACCAAATCACAAGTTTATAATTAGCATTtgtaaattacatttgaaacaaaataacttctttaaaccttcctgaataagaaaactgagatgtttggtttgagacaatgcaacatttaattgtgattaatctgattagatTTTTAATCGATTTACAGCCCTTACTCTCGTGACTCTGTATGGACGAGGCTGTGAAGTACATGCGTGTTTGCATTTCTCCACAGTATATCTCCAAGATTGAGACAATTTTTGATGACAAACGAGGCAGAAAAAGAGTGAAGAACCAAGGGCCCTTTGCACGAGGTAAGAGCTGAAACAGAACATTTCATCAGGGAGATTAAAACGAGCTTCTTGCTGAAAATACCCAGCTTCTGATAATGCACTAACTTAAGGCCAGCAGGGGAAGGGCCAGGCTAATGATTATCAAACAAAGGCTTACTGTCTTCATGTGATTATAACTTGTCGAGGCTTTTCATTCCCATCCTGCTGACTAATGTTTGCTCCTCATGGCAGCAGAGGAGACCAGCGGGACAGAGAGCGATCCAGAAGACAACACTAAAGGTATCAGCAGTAAGATAAAAGGTTTCTATTTGGAGTTCACAACTCTTATGTCTGAAAGAATTACTCACTAAAGTGTGAGCATAATGAAGAACCTGGAcagtttccagttttctttcctTAAATGAGCCTTGGTGAAATGCATTCCTTTGCATTAGCACATAATCGCTCCATGTGTTCAGCAGGAAGGTCCGTTTACATCCAGTCCACACTGAGGCGACGGCCCGGGTATCGCACCCTGGAGAGGGACCTgatccagctgcagcagcagaagcagcagctcttCCAGATCTTTGTGGTTGTGTCGCTACGGAAGAACGCCACAGGAAACACGTACTCCCCTGAAATTACTCAGCAGTTCCCAAAAATGGTTAGAGGGAGCCTTTACTGTAACATTACCCTGCTCTGCTGACAACCTAAATGTGCTTTAATTGCTTTAAGTGAATGGAATCTGTTGTTTGCATCCTTaagatgattttgttttatgattggAAGGGGAATTTCCCACACTGGCATGAGTCAGTAAATGTTACGAGCTTTGTCTACTCATTTACTTCACTCTAATATCAGCATCTTTTCATGCCAGTCGGTATAATCAGTTTTAACTTCCAAATGAGAAACTCAGCTATGTAAATAAggttttttgatttatttattcagtcagtCATCAAATAAAAACCTCCAAACACTACAACAATGTGAACAGCTGGACTGAAATGTGCAGGCTGATGTTTGTCTGTCCTGCACATCAAATCattacaatatatgaaaaaaactaaacgttATTTACACCgtttcatttcagtttgaaaagtcatCCCGTCTCTCCAGAGAAGCTGAGGATCAACTCAACGTGATTCCCAAGTTCTGCTTCCCGGATCCCCAGGACTGGAAGCCATCTGCACACACACCCAGGTCAGCTGCTGCACCGCAGTGACACACAAATCCGTAAACAACAGGGGCGCAATGGTAAAAGAAACACTTTACTGATTTCTTTTAGCATCTCAAAGCTAATGCCTTCATTTGTTATTATATAATGTGGTTTAAATAccttcttttgtttctgttccaTATTATGTGTATTATTCCATCCCCTCTTTTCCGTTTATGTCTTCGGCTGTCAACTCTAATCCCTAAATTCATCTCAGCTTTCATGGcttaaaaccaaactttttgTTGCAGGACTTTTAACTTCACAGATGTAAAGTTAAAATTAGCCGTGggccacaaaaacatttttcatctcttcttataaaaaatacaaaaataataaaaacaaactaaatgcaCAATATTTTGATGAAACGTCCTAGCAGAAATAATTTGTATGTCATTTTAGAGGTCGATCTGtcgattaactgattaattgcattaaaaaaattggcacatgtggcaaattctttttatttaaccacttaagccttttttatggaatattagaaatacattaaaagattcttataattaattttcctttttaaataagaaaataagcaatttgtgcctaaaatgcaataaaatgtgaatattttttgcaCTGTTGTGACTTACTTAAGTGACTTACTTAAGTCACAACAGTGACTTAATTACAGACAGTGTGTGTTGTTTCAGTAATATTGCCTATTTTTTAgactgtatactccagttaatcaATTAGTATATTAGTTagcaattatttaattaatcaattCATTAGGATTAAAACTTTCAGCCCTGCGATGTGCTACAAAAGGGCCCTGTAGTTGATAAAAGATGAACAGTTTGTGTTGTTGCTCCACTTTTAAGactatttgaatttatttttaatttgttttcagcGCATCACCATCACCGGTCTGGTGAAGCAAAGCTGGGTCCAGAGCCGCACATTGGACACCCTCacttaaaacattcaaaagacaaaatacactgcctggccaaaaaaaagtcgccaccaaaaaatggtcacactctctaatattttgttggaccgcctttagctttgattacagcccgcattcgctgtggcattgtttcaataagcttctgcagtgccacaagatttatttccatccagtgttgcattaatctttcaccaagatcttgtattgatgatgggagagtctgaccactgcgcaaagccttctccagcacatcccaaagattctcaatggggttaaggtctggactctgtggtggccaatccatgtgtgaaaaagatgtctcatgctccctgaaccactctttcacaatgtgagccccatgaatcctggcattgtcatcttggaatatgcccgttccatttgggaagacaaaatccattgatggaataacctggtcattcagtatattcaggtagtcagctgacctcattctttgggcacacaatgttgctgaacctagacctgaccaactgcagcaaccccagatcatagcactgcccccacaggcttgtacagtaggcactaggcatgatgggtgcatcacttcacctgcctctcttcttaccctgatgcgcccatcactctggaacagggtaaatctggactcatcagaccacatgaccctcttccattcctccagagtccaatctttatgctccctagcaaactgaagcctttttttctggttagccttactgattagaggttttcttacggctacacagctgttcaatcccaaccccttgagttcccttcgcattgtgcgtgtggaaatgcttttgcgttcacaattaaacatactcctgagttctgctgttgtttttcttcgatttgatttgaccaaacgtttaagtaatcgccgatcacgatcattcaggatttttttctgaccacatttcttcctggaagacgatggttccccaccatccttccagtttttaatgatgcgttggacagttcttaacccaattctagtagtttctgcaatctccttagatgttttctctgcttgatgcatgccaatgatttgacccttcttaaacagactaacgtcttttccacgaccacaggatgtgtcttttgccatggttgtttaagaaatgaggatttactcattgcatcagctggggttaaataacttgttgccagctgaaagataatcgcctatgcagtacttatccaataggaggcttgtacctatttgcttagttaaatccaggtggcgactttttttttggccaggcagtgtagttattattaatattaatatttggtGCTCTCATTTGGCTGTAGCTACATTCATTGTTGGATTTACTTGTTCCTGATTTTTCCGGTTTCATTTCCAGTGAGACCTTCTCCTTTGTCCTCACCGGAGAAGACGGGAGTCGCTGGTTTTGTTACTGCCGTAAGATCCTGGTGAGTGAGGACGTGTGCTGACATCTGGATGGGAGTTATTGGCTCATGTGACTGTGCGTGCGATGACCTGGCAGCTCGCCGCGTCATTACTCACTATCTCTGAGGAATCACACTCTAGCTAGCTCTGAACTTGTGACACACAGCAGAAGGAATGTCGCAGCTTCCTCCTCTGCTTGGTGGTGTTGTCTCATTTAGCGCAGCGTCTCAAACCCATCTGTTATTGTTTATCAAATTAATCAGAGTTTTGTCTCAGTTGGAGCGATGTCATCAATATGCAGAGTTTAAATCTGCTGCTGGCCGTAAAGCTGTAGTTTGGTTTGTAAAGTTTGGCATAAAGGGAAGCAGAAACTGGCAGGTTTGTGTCTTGTTGTGTGTGAAACATGTCTGCTGTGCCCTGCTGTCTGACTTGTGCAACTTTCTGTTTTCAAGCCCAGTGGAAAGGGGAAGAGGCTTCCTGAGGTGCACTGCATTGTCAGCAAGTTGGGCTGTTTCAACCTGTTTGCTAAGGTAAAATCACTCACTGAGTGTGTTGCCTTGATCAGTATTCATGCAGcttaaatcctgttttctgcattttgtcaCAACACAACCGAAtacttcagtgtattttgtcAGCAGAAGAACCTTAAACATCTAGTCAGAACTACAGATTAAATTAGACGTGTGGATTGTTGTGTgtcagaatggcctagtcaaagtctaggtCTTAAGAATATGCAGCAACAATTGAAAACTGATATTAACTAGGACTGCAACAATTAATGGGATGAATCAATTATTCAAAAAAATGGTCacctaatttagtaatcaattaattgatcATTTGAGTAAACAGACTCAAAAGGtctcagagcagcaattaaaccacaactgtataaaaatatacattttgaataCAAGAACAAAGCTTTGTCTGTAAAATGTTCTATCCTGAACTCTTCAGGTGacttggttcaaattctgcTAAATAATCTCCTCCAGAGCAACTTCTGCTATTATTAATAACCAGTTAATCCGCAGAATAATCAATATATCTCACGTTCAGTCCAGCACTAAGGCTTCTCAcatgttagaaatattttaattgcttCATTTGTTACAAATGATTCCTCATCATATGTAAGGATTGCTGTCAATGCattaaaattgaattatttgtttctttgcatcttttagtgtatttttaatattgtataaaaaatacttgaatAAGAAATcgtttttatcagattaatgTTGACGTTCACTTCCACACAGTCCAAATGAGCCAGGCAAAGTACTTAGAGTACTAGACCATTCGGTCAAAAGGTTTTAGTCTGCATACACGGATGTTTGTGGCTGAAAAGTCTCCAGCAGGGggaaatacttttacaaggtgCCGTAAATCTGCTCACGTCTCTGCTTCAGAAGCCTCGGCAGAAGAAGTGAAGAGGATATGTGTTCAGAGTTAGTGGCTATGAaagtttgacctctgacctgtccTGTAGTTGGGTTTGAAAGACAGCGAGTtgttgtgtctgtgtttctgtccaGATCCTGGAGGAGGTGGAGCGGCGCAGAGAGATTTCTCCGCCACTGGTTTATACATTCATGCGCAGCGTGATGGAGGCCCCGTTCCCGGCCCCCGGACGCACCGTCACTGTAAAGAGTTTCCTCCCCGGCTCTGGGAATGAGGTAACCCCggcacagaaacaggaagtcctGATCAGCAGCCATGTGGCTCGTAGCTACGCCACCTCCTCAGACCGTTTGGAGGCTTTAATTGCTCTGGGTTACATGTTAACATTCAGCTGTAACCTGCTTCGTCACTGCCGGGAACAAAATGACTAAAGGCAGTGCTGTAACCTGTTCAGCACTCTGACAGTGCTGCAGCTCGGAGCTCAGTGGtttgttctgctgcaggttctgACTCTGTGCCGACCGGTGGACTCCAGGCTGGAGCATGTGGACTTCGACAGCCTGCTGCAGTGTCTCAGTGTAGGGAAACTCCTGCAGGTGTTTGCTTCCCTCCTGCTGGAGAGGAGAGTCATCTTTATTGCTGATAAACTCAGGTAAGTAACATCGTCACGCTGACAGTTAGCATCCTGCAGAGCTTTGGGaattcatttcatttccctCTGAACACATAAACTCCAGTTCTGAGTCAGCTCCTTAGCAGCATTGGTATTTTATCATGGGGTGATAATAAATCTTGATGTAAAaatggttttagttttgtttttttcccaaagcTGCTGGTTCAGATCAGAGATCAGCTTGTTGTGATATTAGGACATCTGTTTGCTGGGATTTAGGACATTTAATGgatttttgattaaattcatCAATATACTTTAAGCTTTGAGTCTTCTGGAGTAAATTGAACCAAAACATCCCAACAGCCACAGCTTCTGGTATCCCTGCTGACATATCACTACTACATCATTTGGGTACCAAAATGTGTTGAACTTATGGGaagtttttttcacagtttcattCTCCTGAGTCAGCTGTCCAGGTGTGTCTCATGTTATAACCGTTTTGCTCTCTCTCACCTCTCTCAGTGTGCTGTCCAGGTGTGGCCACGCCGTGCTGGCGCTGCTCTACC
It encodes:
- the dennd2c gene encoding DENN domain-containing protein 2C isoform X2, encoding MLALTVEQGRRGMDEASTVRQGRPAGQRVNIKEKISQWESRTQQSSSRDGGLKAYPPVVCRTLSSDLLGNGYSNEGLGVGIHARDSRSRAKSTELDFRESPAHDVHSVAARKSDLFKKSSTSFSNPSPGKHSTAKTFASSKFNTDTLSSAYPVFSANSDPKPDLLPDILIVSKPLPPSAGDQDDNMPAGNFYTSRGFWRKLEGDRLLWENSRSNAGDVLPPPKPQRTFQYRGTSNNTKPCWDSGSPHNNSSFNLRSRRVVKPPNFPPPPCPVIQTEGLSRHKKNRKSFEYEDATRLTAQQGTVGNGDVHPDLYHAYSDDNIYEDIVCDGIRDYPYEDVKLSTMCLPIRPPGPKFSPKGQTLHGYAGKVDKNVFQVLASKSSTFTESAKSASPRYSSAQKTHGSPQYISKIETIFDDKRGRKRVKNQGPFAREETSGTESDPEDNTKAGRSVYIQSTLRRRPGYRTLERDLIQLQQQKQQLFQIFVVVSLRKNATGNTYSPEITQQFPKMFEKSSRLSREAEDQLNVIPKFCFPDPQDWKPSAHTPSETFSFVLTGEDGSRWFCYCRKILPSGKGKRLPEVHCIVSKLGCFNLFAKILEEVERRREISPPLVYTFMRSVMEAPFPAPGRTVTVKSFLPGSGNEVLTLCRPVDSRLEHVDFDSLLQCLSVGKLLQVFASLLLERRVIFIADKLSVLSRCGHAVLALLYPFTWQHTFVPVLPASMLDISCSPTPFLIGVLAPCLPEVLELPIEEVLIVDLCADRFVIQLGDEDCILPSKLQAALQQVLEDREDILRQDSRDACGERPADLSALLSEAFVRFFVELVGHYPLHMVEAAGGAKELQRESFRKSHPSRGVRQFLQLFMETQMFAGFIQDKELRKGGGRGLYESRVAEYLDSCLEPEPSGVNKFLKGLGNKMKLLQMK
- the dennd2c gene encoding DENN domain-containing protein 2C isoform X4; the protein is MLALTVEQGRRGMDEASTVRQGRPAGQRVNIKEKISQWESRTQQSSSRDGGLKAYPPVVCRTLSSDLLGNGYSNEGLGVGIHARDSRSRAKSTELDFRESPAHDVHSVAARKSDLFKKSSTSFSNPSPGKHSTAKTFASSKFNTDTLSSAYPVFSANSDPKPDLLPDILIVSKPLPPSAGDQDDNMPAGNFYTSRGFWRKLEGDRLLWENSRSNAGDVLPPPKPQRTFQYRGTSNNTKPCWDSGSPHNNSSFNLRSRRVVKPPNFPPPPCPVIQTEGLSRHKKNRKSFEYEDATRLTAQQGTVGNGDVHPDLYHAYSDDNIYEDIVCDGIRDYPYEDVKLSTMCLPIRPPGPKFSPKGQTLHGYAGKVDKNVFQVLASKSSTFTESAKSASPRYSSAQKTHGSPQYISKIETIFDDKRGRKRVKNQGPFAREETSGTESDPEDNTKGRSVYIQSTLRRRPGYRTLERDLIQLQQQKQQLFQIFVVVSLRKNATGNTYSPEITQQFPKMFEKSSRLSREAEDQLNVIPKFCFPDPQDWKPSAHTPSETFSFVLTGEDGSRWFCYCRKILPSGKGKRLPEVHCIVSKLGCFNLFAKILEEVERRREISPPLVYTFMRSVMEAPFPAPGRTVTVKSFLPGSGNEVLTLCRPVDSRLEHVDFDSLLQCLSVGKLLQVFASLLLERRVIFIADKLSVLSRCGHAVLALLYPFTWQHTFVPVLPASMLDISCSPTPFLIGVLAPCLPEVLELPIEEVLIVDLCADRFVIQLGDEDCILPSKLQAALQQVLEDREDILRQDSRDACGERPADLSALLSEAFVRFFVELVGHYPLHMVEAAGGAKELQRESFRKSHPSRGVRQFLQLFMETQMFAGFIQDKELRKGGGRGLYESRVAEYLDSCLEPEPSGVNKFLKGLGNKMKLLQMK